One genomic window of Microtus ochrogaster isolate Prairie Vole_2 chromosome 21, MicOch1.0, whole genome shotgun sequence includes the following:
- the LOC101996234 gene encoding 60S ribosomal protein L10-like, whose translation MGHRPAWCYRYCKNKPYPKSRFCRGVPDAKIRIFDLGRKKAKVDEFPLCGHMVSDEYEQLSSEALEAARICTNKYMVKSCGKDCFHIRVRLHPFHVIRINKMLSCAGADRLQTGIRGAFGKPQGTVARVHIGQVIMSIRTKLQNKEHVIEALRRAKFKFPGRQKIHISKKWGFTKFNADEFEDMVAEKRLIPDSCGVKYIPNRGPLDKWRALHS comes from the coding sequence ATGGGTCACCGCCCCGCCTGGTGTTACCGGTATTGTAAGAACAAGCCGTACCCAAAGTCTCGCTTCTGCCGAGGTGTCCCTGATGCTAAAATCCGCATCTTTGATCTGGGACGGAAGAAGGCAAAAGTTGATGAATTCCCGCTTTGTGGCCACATGGTGTCAGATGAATATGAACAACTCTCTTCCGAAGCTCTGGAGGCTGCCCGTATTTGTACCAACAAATACATGGTAAAGAGTTGTGGCAAGGATTGCTTTCATATTCGAGTGAGGCTTCACCCCTTTCATGTCATCCGAATCAACAAGATGTTGTCCTGTGCTGGGGCTGACAGGCTCCAGACAGGCATACGTGGTGCCTTTGGGAAGCCCCAGGGCACAGTGGCCAGGGTTCACATTGGCCAGGTCATCATGTCCATCCGCACTAAGCTGCAGAATAAGGAACATGTGATTGAGGCTCTTCGTAGAGCCAAGTTCAAATTCCCTGGGCGCCAGAAGATCCACATCTCAAAGAAATGGGGCTTTACTAAGTTTAATGCAGATGAATTTGAAGACATGGTTGCTGAGAAGCGACTCATTCCTGATAGCTGTGGGGTCAAATATATCCCCAATCGTGGTCCCCTGGACAAGTGGCGAGCCCTACACTCCTGA